The nucleotide sequence GCCGCGTAGGCGCGGAAGATGGCGGTGACCCGCTCCACGAGCGGTGTGCCGGCCGCGGCCGCGAAGGCCGCCAGGACCGCCTCCTCGGCCCAGTCGTTCACCTGGAGGTGCAGCGCCGCCAGGACGTCCTCCAGGGTGCGGAACTCCTCGTAGAACTGGCGGGTGGACAGGCCGGCGGCCTCGCTGAGCGAGGCGACCGTGGTGCCGCGGTAGCCGGGGGCGTCCCCGAACAGCCGCAGCGCCGCCGCCAGGAATCTCCCCCGACGCTCGGCCTGCCGCTGCTCGGCGGTCTTGCCGCCGTAGCGGCCGGTCGGCGCCCTGAGCCTGCCCGCCACTGGCCCTCCCTCGTCGCTGCGTGCTCCCCCGCCGCCAAGTTTGTCGTGCACGAGGTCTTGTGGCGAAGGGCACCCCTTCCTTACTTTCCAGTAAGTCAACTCTGAATGCACCCGTGTTCAGATTCGGGCGGGTCGTTCCGCCCTGCCCCCACACCTTCCGCCCAGAGGAGAGAGCAGCCATGCCTGCCTTCAGAACCAGGCACCTTTGCTCCGTAGCCGCCGCCCTCGTGCTGACCGTCACCGCCCCCGCGACCGCCGCCACCGCGGCCGGTGCCGCCACCGACGCCTCCGGTGCCGCGGCACTGCGCGAGGTGCTCTTCGTCGGCAACAACTGGGAGGGCACCGCGGACGTCATCAAGTCCAGCGGTGACTTCGCCAAGGTGGGCCGGATCAACGTGATCCCCGACAAGGCCGCCCGGATGGCGGAGATCAACGCCGACCCCATCAAGTGGATCTACTTCATGGCCATCCGCAACGGGGTGGGCGAGGGCCACGACCAGTTCGTCGACGACATGTACACCACGCCGGACGGCGCCTCGGTGGTCGTCTCCCGGCCGAGCTTCGCCGACGTCGTCTCCATCGACCTGGCCACCGGGAACATCAACTGGCGTTTCCCCGTGTCCGGTTACCGATCCGACCACATGGCCGTCTCACCCGACGGCAAGCGGGTCGCGGTCTCCGCCTCGATCTCGAACACCGTGCACGTCCTGGACATCCTCACCGGCAAGCAGCTGGGCTCGTTCAAGACCGGCGACAAGCCGCACGAGAACATCTTCACCAAGGACGGCAAGTACATCTACAACATGTCGATCGGTGACGTGAACACCTCGCAGGACGCCCCCTGGCAGGACTTCACCAAGGGCGACCGGCGCATCACCGTCGTCGACGCGACCACGTACAAGCAGGTCAAGATCATCGACATGCGGCAGCGGCTGGACGCGATCGGCCTCACGGACTACTCGGACGCCGTGCGCCCGGCGGTCTTCTCGCCCGACGAGTCCAAGCTGTACTTCCAGGTGTCGTTCTTCAACGGCTTCTTCGAGTACGACCTCGCCTCGGACCGCATCACGCGGACGAAGACCCTGCCGAAGAACCCGGCGACCAGCGACGACCGGACCACGTTCGTCAACGACTCGCGCCACCACGGGATCTCGATGGCCCCCGACGGCAGCAAGCTGTGTGTCGCGGGCACGATGGACGACTACGCGACGGTCGTCGACCGCGCCACCCTCCAGGAGGGTCCGCTGGTCAGCGCCTCCAAGCCCTACTGGGCCACGGTCAGCGGCGACGGCAAGGACTGCGTCATCTCCGAGAGCGGCGCCGACCAGGTCACGGCGATCGACTTCGCGACGGGGCAGAAGGTGGTGTCGGTTCCCGTGGGCGACCACCCGCAGCGCGTGCGGCTCGGCCATGTGGCGGCGAACTGGACGGGAGCCGGTAGCTGACGGCAGCGCGTCGCGGGTTCGCACCGCGTACGGCGAGGGGTGGGTGGCGGTGACCGCCACCCACCCCTCGGCCGTGCCCGGTCCGGTCAGCCGAGCTTCTGGGTCACCCACGTCGACAGCTCCGCGCGGGCCGCGGCCAGCAGGGTCGCGGACGGCGCGGCGGCCCCGTTGGTCACCAGGGCGTAGTGCAGGGTGCCCGTGTCCGGAGCCGCGAGCAGCAGACGCCGGCTGCCCGTGCCGCCCGGTTCGGGG is from Streptomyces asoensis and encodes:
- a CDS encoding TetR/AcrR family transcriptional regulator, producing MAGRLRAPTGRYGGKTAEQRQAERRGRFLAAALRLFGDAPGYRGTTVASLSEAAGLSTRQFYEEFRTLEDVLAALHLQVNDWAEEAVLAAFAAAAGTPLVERVTAIFRAYAANVTSDPRRIRITFVEIVGVSPRLEEQRLARRARWVDLICAEATAAAARGEAAPRDYRLAATAFIGSVNGLLHDWSSGWVDATLDEVVDELVRQLLGILRPQGGPWQPS
- a CDS encoding YncE family protein, which produces MPAFRTRHLCSVAAALVLTVTAPATAATAAGAATDASGAAALREVLFVGNNWEGTADVIKSSGDFAKVGRINVIPDKAARMAEINADPIKWIYFMAIRNGVGEGHDQFVDDMYTTPDGASVVVSRPSFADVVSIDLATGNINWRFPVSGYRSDHMAVSPDGKRVAVSASISNTVHVLDILTGKQLGSFKTGDKPHENIFTKDGKYIYNMSIGDVNTSQDAPWQDFTKGDRRITVVDATTYKQVKIIDMRQRLDAIGLTDYSDAVRPAVFSPDESKLYFQVSFFNGFFEYDLASDRITRTKTLPKNPATSDDRTTFVNDSRHHGISMAPDGSKLCVAGTMDDYATVVDRATLQEGPLVSASKPYWATVSGDGKDCVISESGADQVTAIDFATGQKVVSVPVGDHPQRVRLGHVAANWTGAGS